The following proteins come from a genomic window of Amphiura filiformis chromosome 16, Afil_fr2py, whole genome shotgun sequence:
- the LOC140136062 gene encoding uncharacterized protein isoform X2 — protein MPVTAEELVRLLAILAEEENLRVTVKETLKGGAMAGAGAVIGGMCGGPVGLAVGGAVGGACAAYMSRKIQICAEILFEMEPKKRELLYEHFKSIITGIDAHDVTSLGRLIAGDPLIRGQALMGLKDFVGGTMSMQIID, from the exons ATGCCAGTTACAGCAGAAGAACTTGTCAGATTACTCGCCATCTTGGCTGAGGAAGAGAACCTCAGGGTGACCGTGAAAGAGACGCTAAAGGGAGGTGCTATGGCCGGTGCCGGGGCCGTCATTGGAGGCATGTGTGGCGGACCTGTTGGTCTCGCAGTCG GTGGAGCCGTTGGAGGAGCATGTGCAGCATACATGTCCCGGAAAATTCAAATCTGTGCGGAAATTCTTTTTGAAATGGAGCCAAAGAAGAGAGAGCTACTGTACGAACACTTTAAAAGTATAATCACTGGAATTGACGCACATGATGTGACGTCGTTAGGGCGATTAATAGCAGGTGACCCCCTCATTAGGGGTCAAGCCTTGATGGGGTTAAAGGATTTTGTTGGTGGGACGATGAGTATGCAGATAATAGATTGA